Proteins encoded in a region of the Mycolicibacterium neoaurum genome:
- a CDS encoding acyl-CoA carboxylase subunit beta, translating to MTRLKSALDPRTPTYTEAADAMAAKLAELAAEHERSLAGGGPKYVDRHHARGKLTARERVELLVDPDSPFLELSPLAAWGSDFTVGASVVTGIGAVEGVECLIVANDPTVKGGTSNPWTLKKILRANQIAMENRLPVISLVESGGADLPTQKEIFIPGGQMFRDLTRLSAAGIPTVALVFGNSTAGGAYVPGMSDHVVMIRDRSKVFLAGPPLVKMATGEESDDESLGGAEMHARTSGLGDYLANDELDAIRIGRRILARLNWRKQGPAPLPVREPEYDAEELLGIVGADLRIPFDPRDVIARVVDGSDFDEFKPLYGSSLVTGWATLYGYPVGILANARGVLFSEESQKATQFIQLANRSDTPLLFLHNTTGYMVGRAYEEGGMIKHGSMMINAVSNSTVPHISLLIGASYGAGHYGMCGRAYDPRFLFAWPSSKSAVMGGTQLAGVLSIVSRAAAEARGQQVDEAADAALRAAVEAQIEAESLPMFLSGRLYDDGVIDPRDTRTVLGMCLSAIASGPIEGTSNFGVFRM from the coding sequence ATGACCCGCCTGAAATCCGCCCTCGACCCGCGGACGCCGACCTACACCGAGGCCGCCGACGCCATGGCTGCCAAGTTGGCCGAACTGGCCGCCGAGCACGAGCGCAGCCTCGCCGGCGGTGGCCCCAAGTACGTCGACCGTCACCATGCCCGCGGCAAGCTCACCGCGCGGGAACGCGTCGAGCTACTGGTCGACCCCGATTCTCCGTTCCTGGAGCTGAGCCCGCTGGCCGCCTGGGGCAGCGATTTCACCGTAGGCGCCAGCGTCGTCACGGGTATCGGGGCGGTCGAGGGCGTGGAATGCCTGATCGTCGCCAACGATCCGACGGTCAAGGGCGGCACCAGCAACCCCTGGACGCTCAAGAAGATCTTGCGCGCCAACCAGATCGCGATGGAGAACCGGCTTCCGGTCATCTCCCTCGTCGAGTCCGGCGGCGCCGACCTGCCCACCCAGAAGGAGATCTTCATCCCGGGCGGGCAGATGTTCCGTGACCTGACCCGGCTCTCGGCGGCCGGTATCCCTACCGTCGCCCTGGTGTTCGGCAACTCCACCGCGGGTGGCGCCTACGTGCCCGGCATGTCCGACCACGTGGTGATGATCCGTGATCGCTCGAAGGTGTTCCTGGCCGGCCCGCCGCTGGTCAAGATGGCCACCGGCGAGGAATCCGATGACGAGTCCCTGGGCGGAGCCGAGATGCACGCCCGCACATCGGGTCTGGGCGACTACCTGGCCAACGATGAACTGGACGCAATCCGGATCGGCAGACGTATCCTCGCGCGGCTGAACTGGCGCAAGCAGGGCCCGGCACCACTACCGGTGCGCGAACCCGAATACGACGCCGAGGAACTGCTCGGCATCGTCGGGGCGGACCTGCGCATCCCCTTCGACCCGCGCGATGTGATCGCCCGCGTCGTCGACGGTTCCGACTTCGACGAGTTCAAGCCGCTGTACGGTTCGTCACTGGTCACCGGCTGGGCGACGCTCTACGGGTATCCGGTCGGGATCCTGGCCAATGCCCGCGGGGTGCTGTTCTCCGAGGAGTCCCAGAAGGCCACCCAGTTCATCCAGCTGGCCAACCGATCCGACACGCCACTGCTGTTCCTACACAACACCACTGGATACATGGTGGGCAGGGCATACGAGGAGGGCGGCATGATCAAACACGGATCGATGATGATCAATGCCGTCTCGAATTCGACGGTGCCGCACATCTCCCTGTTGATCGGCGCTTCCTACGGTGCGGGCCACTACGGTATGTGCGGGCGCGCCTACGACCCACGCTTCCTGTTCGCCTGGCCCAGTTCCAAATCGGCGGTGATGGGTGGCACCCAGCTCGCCGGGGTGCTCTCGATCGTCAGCAGGGCGGCCGCCGAGGCCCGCGGCCAGCAGGTCGACGAGGCCGCCGACGCCGCGCTGCGCGCCGCCGTCGAGGCGCAGATCGAGGCCGAGTCACTGCCGATGTTCCTGTCCGGGCGGCTCTACGACGACGGGGTGATCGATCCCCGCGACACCCGCACCGTGCTCGGAATGTGCCTGTCCGCCATCGCCAGTGGACCGATCGAGGGGACGTCGAACTTCGGCGTCTTCCGGATGTGA
- a CDS encoding enoyl-CoA hydratase family protein translates to MPVDYTVEGRIARLTLNSPHNHNALSTALVEQLHQGFADAAAADVRAVVLGHTGPTFCAGADLSEAAGRDPGDVAVDRAREMTRLLRTILELPVPVIAAVDGHVRAGGMGLVAACDIAVAGPASTFALTEARIGVAPSIISLTLLPKLTARAAGRYFVTGERFGPAEAAQIGLITAAADDVAAMVADLTASIAKASPQGLATSKALTTASVLAGFDERAEVLTEQSARLFVSEEAHEGMLAFLQKRRPSWI, encoded by the coding sequence ATGCCGGTCGACTACACGGTCGAGGGCCGGATCGCCCGCCTGACGCTCAATTCCCCGCACAACCACAACGCGCTGTCCACCGCGCTGGTCGAACAGTTACATCAGGGCTTCGCCGACGCGGCGGCCGCCGATGTGCGCGCGGTGGTGCTGGGCCACACCGGTCCCACGTTCTGCGCGGGCGCCGACCTGTCCGAGGCGGCCGGCCGGGACCCGGGAGACGTGGCGGTCGATCGGGCCCGGGAGATGACACGCCTGCTGCGCACGATCCTGGAGCTGCCGGTGCCGGTGATCGCCGCGGTCGACGGGCACGTGCGCGCCGGCGGTATGGGGCTGGTCGCCGCCTGCGATATCGCGGTGGCCGGACCCGCGAGCACCTTCGCGCTCACCGAGGCTCGGATCGGGGTGGCTCCGTCGATCATCTCGCTGACCCTGCTGCCGAAGCTGACCGCGCGGGCCGCGGGCCGGTACTTCGTCACCGGGGAGAGGTTCGGACCTGCGGAGGCAGCGCAGATCGGGCTCATCACCGCCGCCGCCGATGACGTCGCCGCGATGGTCGCCGATCTCACCGCGAGCATCGCGAAGGCTTCGCCGCAAGGACTCGCGACCTCCAAGGCGCTCACCACCGCGTCGGTGTTGGCCGGCTTCGACGAACGTGCCGAGGTACTCACCGAGCAATCGGCGCGGCTGTTCGTGTCCGAGGAGGCGCACGAAGGCATGCTCGCTTTCCTGCAGAAACGCAGGCCGTCTTGGATATGA
- a CDS encoding acyl-CoA dehydrogenase family protein: MTSTWNAPERDDLRKTVRTFAEREILPHVDEWERAGELPRELHLAAGAAGLLGAPYPESVGGGGGDSADAVIICEELHQAGVPGGVFASLFTCGISVPHMIASGDQRLIDTYVRPTLSGELIGSLAITEPGGGSDVGHLTTKAVRDGDDFIVNGAKTYITSGVRADYVVTAVRTGGPGAAGVSLLVVDKESEGFAVSRKLEKMGWRSSDTAELSYTDVRVPAANLVGAENTGFLQIAGAFVSERVGLAAQAYASAQRCLDLTVQWCRDRETFGRPLISRQAVQNTLADMARRIDVARVYTHQLVEREMAGETNLIAEVCFAKNTAVEAGEWVANQAVQLFGGMGYMAESEVERQYRDMRILGIGGGTTEILTSLAAKTLGFQ; this comes from the coding sequence GTGACGAGCACCTGGAATGCGCCCGAACGCGACGACTTGCGAAAGACGGTGCGTACGTTCGCCGAACGCGAGATCCTGCCGCATGTCGACGAATGGGAACGCGCCGGCGAACTGCCCCGCGAGCTGCACCTGGCAGCGGGCGCCGCAGGACTGCTCGGTGCGCCCTACCCGGAATCGGTGGGCGGCGGGGGCGGCGACAGCGCCGACGCGGTGATCATCTGCGAGGAGCTGCATCAGGCCGGCGTGCCCGGCGGGGTGTTCGCCTCGCTGTTCACCTGCGGCATCTCGGTTCCACACATGATCGCCTCGGGCGACCAACGGCTCATCGACACCTACGTGCGCCCCACCCTGAGCGGTGAGCTCATCGGATCGCTGGCCATCACCGAACCCGGCGGAGGGTCCGACGTCGGGCACCTGACGACGAAGGCGGTCCGGGACGGTGACGATTTCATCGTCAACGGTGCCAAGACCTACATCACCTCCGGTGTCCGCGCCGACTACGTGGTGACGGCGGTGCGCACCGGCGGGCCGGGTGCGGCCGGCGTGTCGCTGCTGGTGGTCGACAAGGAGTCAGAGGGCTTCGCGGTGAGCCGCAAGCTGGAGAAGATGGGCTGGCGGTCCAGTGACACCGCCGAACTGTCCTACACCGATGTACGGGTGCCCGCCGCGAATCTCGTCGGCGCGGAGAACACCGGGTTCCTCCAGATCGCCGGAGCGTTCGTCAGTGAGCGGGTCGGGCTTGCCGCGCAGGCCTACGCCAGCGCCCAGCGCTGCCTGGACCTCACGGTGCAGTGGTGCCGCGACCGTGAGACCTTCGGCAGACCACTGATCTCCCGGCAGGCCGTGCAGAACACGCTGGCCGATATGGCCCGTCGCATCGACGTGGCGCGGGTGTACACCCATCAGCTCGTCGAGCGCGAGATGGCGGGTGAGACCAACCTGATCGCCGAGGTGTGTTTCGCCAAGAACACCGCCGTCGAGGCCGGCGAGTGGGTGGCCAACCAGGCGGTGCAATTGTTCGGCGGGATGGGCTATATGGCCGAATCCGAGGTGGAACGCCAATACCGCGATATGCGCATCCTCGGTATCGGCGGCGGCACCACCGAGATCCTGACCTCGCTGGCCGCCAAGACACTGGGATTCCAATGA
- a CDS encoding ATP-binding protein, translating into MRRPKSRDSGQTTQRRYSRNVSTVSLRWRVMLLAMSMVAMVVVLMAVAVYAVVSRSVYDDIDTQLHSRAQLLIESGSLAADPGKAIEGTAYSDVNAMLVSPGRYIYTANQQGQTLPLGPPEKAVVQGELLMSLRTTNNQRVLAVHLADGNSLLISKSLAATIALLNRLGTALAIIGASGMAVAAIAGGMVARAGLRPVARLTRAAERVARTDDLRPIPVVGTDELARLTHSFNMMLRALAESRERQARLVTDAGHELRTPLTSLRTNVELLMAAMAPGAPRLPDGEMTELQADVIAQIEELSTLVGDLVDLTRDDAGVTVREKVDLPDVVDRALERVRRRRNDIEFDVQLIDWQVDGDPAGLSRAVLNVLDNAAKWSPPDGRVVVRLWQRDAMHAELAITDFGPGIPPHERDLVFERFYRSTSARAMPGSGLGLAIVKQVVLKHGGTIGVEEAVPGGDPTGTTVRIVLPGRRVLPDGDDAVGAMAPAATRGE; encoded by the coding sequence CTGCGCCGGCCGAAGAGCCGGGATTCCGGGCAGACCACGCAGCGGCGCTACAGCCGCAATGTCAGCACCGTCTCGTTGCGTTGGCGGGTGATGCTGTTGGCGATGTCGATGGTGGCCATGGTGGTCGTGCTCATGGCTGTCGCGGTGTACGCCGTGGTGTCGCGATCGGTCTACGACGATATCGACACCCAGCTGCACAGCCGAGCCCAGCTGCTCATCGAAAGCGGTTCGCTGGCAGCCGATCCGGGCAAGGCCATCGAGGGCACCGCCTACTCAGATGTGAACGCGATGCTGGTGAGCCCCGGCCGCTATATCTACACCGCCAACCAGCAGGGGCAGACGTTGCCGCTCGGGCCGCCCGAGAAGGCCGTCGTGCAAGGTGAGCTGCTGATGTCGCTGCGCACCACCAACAACCAGCGGGTGCTCGCGGTGCACCTGGCCGACGGCAATTCGTTGCTGATCTCCAAGAGCCTGGCCGCCACGATCGCGCTGCTGAACCGGCTGGGAACGGCGCTGGCGATCATCGGCGCCTCGGGTATGGCCGTGGCCGCCATCGCCGGCGGGATGGTGGCCCGCGCCGGACTACGACCGGTGGCCCGGTTGACCAGAGCTGCCGAGCGGGTGGCGCGCACCGACGACCTACGCCCGATCCCGGTGGTCGGCACCGACGAGCTGGCCCGGCTCACCCATTCTTTCAACATGATGCTGCGGGCACTGGCCGAATCCCGGGAGCGGCAGGCGCGATTGGTCACCGACGCCGGTCACGAGTTGCGTACGCCGTTGACCTCGCTGCGCACCAATGTCGAACTGCTCATGGCGGCGATGGCCCCCGGGGCACCGCGGCTCCCCGACGGTGAGATGACCGAACTGCAGGCCGATGTGATCGCCCAAATCGAGGAATTGTCCACCCTGGTGGGCGATCTGGTCGACCTGACCCGTGACGATGCCGGCGTGACGGTCCGGGAGAAGGTTGACCTGCCCGACGTGGTGGACCGGGCGCTGGAGCGAGTCCGGCGGCGCCGCAACGATATCGAGTTCGACGTGCAATTGATCGACTGGCAGGTCGATGGTGACCCCGCGGGGCTGTCGCGCGCCGTGCTCAACGTGCTCGACAACGCCGCCAAGTGGAGCCCGCCCGACGGCCGTGTCGTGGTGCGGCTGTGGCAACGCGACGCAATGCATGCCGAACTGGCCATCACCGATTTCGGACCCGGCATCCCGCCGCACGAGCGGGACCTGGTCTTCGAGCGGTTCTATCGGTCCACCTCGGCGCGCGCGATGCCCGGGTCGGGGCTCGGGCTGGCCATCGTCAAACAGGTGGTTCTCAAGCACGGCGGCACGATCGGCGTGGAGGAGGCCGTCCCCGGTGGCGACCCGACGGGGACGACGGTCCGGATCGTGCTGCCGGGCCGGCGGGTGTTGCCCGACGGTGACGATGCCGTCGGCGCGATGGCACCGGCGGCGACACGCGGGGAGTGA
- a CDS encoding acetyl/propionyl/methylcrotonyl-CoA carboxylase subunit alpha has translation MISRVLVANRGEIARRVFTTCRRLGIGTVAVYTDPDAGAPHVAEADFRVRLEGRNGYLDSAQLIAAARAAGADAVHPGYGFLSENPEFAAAVADAGLTWIGPPVAAVQAMGSKIEAKKLMAAAGVPVLAELVPDTVTADQLPVLIKASAGGGGRGMRVVRELSELPAEVAAAQREAQSAFGDPTVFCERYLAAGHHIEVQVMADRHGTVWAVGERECSIQRRHQKVIEEAPSPLVERTPGMRDRLFEAARLAAEAIGYTGAGTVEFMASSDPGANGDFYFLEMNTRLQVEHPVTEETTGLDLVALQIDVADGVRLDARPPATRGHSIEARLYAEDPARGWQPQAGTLHRFAVPAARTEFDTLGRSGIRLDSGVLDGSVISVFYDPMLAKVISFADTRERAAAALAEALGHAVIHGPGTNRDLLVNALRHPAFVAGDTDTAFFDTHGLDRLAAVADIAATSALAAALADAAHNRSTATAFGPAPSGWRNLFSGYQTRVFRDGDDREHLVRYRVGRDGIELPDSDDVDVVSTSPGQVVLSVGGVEQTFAVARYGAEVFVDSPRGAVRLTSLPRFPDPDSAVAHGSLLAPMPGSVVRVGAAAGDAVTAGQPLIWLEAMKMEHTIAAPSDGVLAELNVQAGQQVEVGAVLARIEGEQS, from the coding sequence ATGATCAGCAGAGTCCTCGTGGCCAACCGGGGCGAGATCGCCCGCCGGGTGTTCACCACCTGCCGTCGTCTCGGGATCGGCACCGTCGCGGTGTACACCGATCCCGACGCCGGCGCCCCGCACGTCGCCGAGGCCGACTTCCGGGTCCGGCTCGAGGGCCGCAACGGCTATCTGGACAGCGCCCAACTCATCGCCGCGGCGCGTGCTGCCGGCGCCGACGCGGTACATCCCGGTTACGGGTTCCTGTCCGAGAACCCCGAATTCGCGGCCGCGGTGGCCGATGCCGGCCTGACCTGGATCGGCCCACCGGTGGCCGCCGTGCAGGCCATGGGTTCCAAGATCGAGGCCAAGAAGTTGATGGCCGCGGCCGGCGTACCGGTGCTGGCCGAACTGGTCCCGGACACCGTCACAGCCGACCAGTTGCCGGTCCTGATCAAGGCGTCCGCCGGTGGTGGCGGCCGCGGTATGCGGGTGGTTCGGGAGCTGTCCGAACTGCCCGCCGAGGTGGCCGCGGCCCAACGCGAGGCGCAGTCGGCGTTCGGCGATCCCACCGTGTTCTGCGAGCGCTACCTGGCCGCCGGTCATCACATCGAGGTGCAGGTGATGGCCGATCGGCATGGCACCGTGTGGGCCGTCGGGGAACGCGAGTGCTCCATCCAGCGCAGGCATCAGAAGGTCATCGAAGAGGCACCGTCCCCGCTGGTGGAACGGACTCCGGGCATGCGCGACAGGCTCTTCGAGGCCGCCCGACTGGCCGCCGAGGCGATCGGTTACACCGGGGCGGGGACCGTCGAGTTCATGGCCAGCTCTGATCCGGGGGCCAATGGTGACTTTTACTTCCTGGAGATGAACACCCGTCTGCAGGTGGAACACCCGGTCACCGAGGAGACCACCGGTCTGGACCTGGTGGCGCTGCAGATCGACGTGGCCGACGGCGTCCGCCTCGATGCCCGACCCCCGGCGACCCGCGGACATTCGATCGAGGCCCGGCTCTATGCCGAGGACCCGGCCAGGGGCTGGCAACCACAGGCCGGAACATTGCACCGGTTCGCCGTCCCGGCCGCTCGCACCGAGTTCGACACCCTGGGCCGCAGCGGGATTCGGCTGGATTCCGGTGTACTCGACGGATCGGTCATCTCGGTGTTCTACGACCCGATGTTGGCCAAGGTGATCTCGTTCGCCGATACCCGAGAACGGGCCGCCGCCGCACTGGCCGAGGCGCTGGGCCACGCGGTCATTCACGGCCCCGGCACCAACCGCGACCTGCTGGTCAACGCGTTACGACACCCGGCATTCGTCGCCGGGGACACCGACACCGCGTTCTTCGACACCCACGGACTCGACCGACTGGCCGCGGTCGCGGACATCGCCGCGACATCGGCGCTGGCCGCCGCGCTCGCCGACGCCGCGCACAATCGTTCCACGGCAACGGCATTCGGGCCCGCACCGAGCGGGTGGCGCAATCTGTTCTCCGGGTATCAGACCCGCGTCTTCCGCGATGGCGACGACCGGGAGCACCTTGTTCGCTACCGGGTGGGACGCGATGGTATCGAGCTGCCCGACAGCGATGATGTCGACGTGGTGTCCACCAGTCCGGGACAGGTGGTGTTGTCGGTCGGCGGTGTCGAGCAGACCTTCGCGGTGGCACGCTACGGCGCAGAGGTTTTCGTCGATTCGCCGCGCGGTGCCGTGCGCCTCACCAGCCTTCCCCGGTTCCCCGATCCAGACTCGGCGGTGGCGCACGGATCGCTGCTGGCCCCGATGCCGGGCTCGGTCGTCCGGGTCGGCGCCGCCGCCGGTGATGCCGTGACCGCCGGACAACCGTTGATCTGGCTCGAGGCCATGAAGATGGAACACACGATCGCCGCACCGAGCGACGGTGTGCTCGCCGAACTGAACGTGCAGGCAGGCCAGCAGGTCGAGGTCGGCGCGGTGCTCGCCCGAATAGAAGGAGAACAGTCATGA
- a CDS encoding acyclic terpene utilization AtuA family protein, with amino-acid sequence MGVWVASEAVRIGNCSGFYGDRMSAMGEMLAGGELDYLTGDYLAELTMLILARDRARNADLGYAKTFLRQLETNLGLAMDRGVKIVANAGGLNPAGLAAAIRELADRLGLSVNVAHVEGDDLVARADELGFPGVLSANAYLGAFGIVECLNAGADVVVMGRVTDASVIVGPAAAHFDWSPTNYDALAGAVAAGHIIECGTQATGGNYAFFPPDLDHPGFPIAEISADGSSVITKHPGTGGLVDTGTVTAQLLYEITGARYANPDVTLRMDSVMLHQDGPDRVRVSGVRGEAPPPTLKVSLNSIGGFRNATTFVLTGLDIEAKAALVRRQLEAALTTRPAELEWTLARTDHADADTEETASALLHCVVRDPDPAVVGRQFSAAGVELALASYPGFTATAPPGDGQVYGLFTPGYVDAAEVPHTAVHADGTRVDIAPAADTRELAPVEDPGLPAPPAAGPTVRAPLGRIAGARSGDKGGSANVGVWVNTDSEWSWLANFLTVDALRELLPEAADLPVTRHLLPNLRAVNFVIEDILGRGVAYQARFDPQAKGLGEWLRSRHVDIPEELL; translated from the coding sequence ATGGGAGTGTGGGTGGCCTCGGAAGCGGTACGGATCGGCAACTGCTCGGGCTTCTACGGGGACCGGATGTCGGCCATGGGCGAGATGCTCGCCGGCGGCGAGCTCGACTACCTGACCGGCGACTACCTCGCCGAACTGACCATGCTCATCCTGGCCCGCGACCGTGCACGCAACGCCGATCTGGGTTACGCCAAGACCTTCCTCCGTCAGCTCGAGACCAATCTGGGCCTGGCGATGGATCGCGGCGTGAAGATCGTCGCCAACGCCGGCGGGCTCAATCCGGCGGGCCTGGCCGCCGCCATCCGCGAACTCGCCGACCGGCTCGGGCTCAGCGTCAACGTCGCGCACGTCGAGGGCGACGATCTGGTGGCGCGTGCCGACGAACTGGGCTTCCCAGGCGTGTTGTCGGCCAACGCCTACCTGGGCGCGTTTGGGATCGTCGAGTGCCTGAACGCCGGGGCCGATGTCGTCGTGATGGGTCGGGTCACCGATGCGTCGGTCATCGTCGGCCCGGCCGCTGCCCACTTCGACTGGTCACCCACCAACTACGACGCGCTGGCAGGCGCCGTCGCCGCAGGACACATCATCGAATGCGGCACCCAGGCCACCGGCGGCAACTACGCCTTCTTCCCGCCCGACCTCGACCACCCGGGTTTCCCGATCGCCGAGATCTCCGCCGACGGCTCGTCGGTCATCACCAAACACCCCGGCACGGGCGGCCTGGTCGACACCGGCACCGTCACCGCCCAACTGCTCTACGAGATCACCGGCGCCCGGTATGCCAACCCCGACGTCACGTTGCGCATGGATTCGGTGATGCTGCACCAGGACGGGCCCGATCGGGTGCGGGTGTCCGGCGTGCGCGGCGAGGCGCCGCCACCGACGTTGAAGGTGTCGCTGAACAGCATCGGCGGATTCCGCAACGCGACGACGTTCGTACTCACCGGGCTGGACATCGAGGCCAAGGCCGCGTTGGTGCGCCGCCAGCTCGAAGCCGCGTTGACAACCCGCCCGGCCGAACTGGAGTGGACGCTGGCGCGCACCGACCATGCCGATGCCGACACCGAAGAGACGGCCAGCGCCTTGCTCCATTGTGTGGTCCGCGATCCGGACCCGGCGGTGGTCGGCCGGCAATTCTCCGCCGCCGGAGTCGAACTCGCGTTGGCCAGCTATCCCGGCTTCACCGCGACCGCTCCTCCCGGTGACGGTCAGGTGTACGGATTGTTCACCCCCGGGTATGTCGACGCGGCCGAGGTGCCGCATACCGCGGTGCACGCCGACGGCACCCGCGTCGACATCGCCCCGGCGGCGGACACCCGCGAGCTCGCACCGGTCGAGGATCCCGGCCTGCCCGCCCCACCCGCCGCCGGTCCCACCGTGCGCGCACCATTGGGCCGCATCGCCGGCGCCCGCAGCGGCGACAAGGGCGGATCGGCGAACGTCGGTGTCTGGGTGAATACCGATAGCGAATGGTCTTGGCTGGCAAACTTTTTGACCGTCGACGCGTTGCGCGAGCTGTTACCCGAGGCCGCGGACTTACCGGTCACCCGGCATCTGCTACCCAATCTGCGCGCCGTCAACTTCGTCATCGAGGACATCCTCGGCCGAGGTGTCGCCTACCAGGCGCGGTTCGATCCCCAGGCCAAGGGGCTCGGCGAATGGCTGAGATCCCGACACGTCGACATCCCGGAGGAGTTGTTGTGA
- the rpmF gene encoding 50S ribosomal protein L32 translates to MAVPKRRMSRSNTRSRRAQWKAEATGLVTVSVAGQQRKVPRRLLKAARLGLVDLDRK, encoded by the coding sequence ATGGCTGTGCCCAAGCGCCGGATGTCGCGCTCGAACACCCGTAGCCGCCGCGCGCAGTGGAAGGCCGAGGCTACCGGCCTGGTCACCGTGTCCGTTGCCGGCCAGCAGCGCAAGGTGCCGCGTCGCCTGCTCAAGGCCGCGCGCCTGGGCCTGGTCGACCTCGACCGTAAGTAG
- a CDS encoding response regulator transcription factor — MRILVVDDDRAVRESLRRSLSFNGYSVDLAQDGVEALEAISSDRPDAVVLDVMMPRLDGLEVCRHLRSTGDDLPILVLTARDSVSERVAGLDAGADDYLPKPFALEELLARMRALLRRRATPEETVDNRALTFSDLSLDPVTREVTRGERSISLTRTEFSLLEMLIANPRRVLTRSRILEEVWGFDFPTSGNALEVYVGYLRRKTEAEGEPRLIHTVRGVGYVLRETPP; from the coding sequence GTGCGCATTCTTGTCGTTGACGATGACCGCGCTGTGCGCGAATCCCTGCGCCGGTCGCTGTCGTTCAATGGTTACTCCGTCGACCTGGCCCAGGACGGTGTCGAAGCCCTCGAGGCCATTTCGAGTGATCGACCGGATGCTGTCGTTCTCGATGTCATGATGCCCAGGCTCGACGGGCTTGAGGTGTGTCGACATCTGCGCAGCACCGGTGATGATCTGCCGATCCTCGTGCTGACCGCGCGTGACTCGGTGTCCGAACGGGTGGCCGGGCTCGATGCCGGGGCCGACGATTACCTGCCCAAACCGTTCGCGCTGGAGGAGTTGCTGGCCCGGATGCGTGCGCTGCTGCGCCGCCGGGCCACCCCCGAGGAGACCGTGGACAACCGGGCGCTGACGTTCTCCGATCTGAGTCTGGACCCGGTGACCCGGGAGGTCACCCGTGGTGAGCGGTCGATAAGCCTGACCCGCACCGAGTTCTCGCTGTTGGAGATGCTCATCGCCAATCCCCGGCGCGTGCTCACCCGTAGCCGGATCCTGGAAGAGGTCTGGGGGTTCGACTTCCCGACCTCGGGCAATGCCCTTGAGGTCTATGTCGGCTACCTGCGCCGCAAGACCGAGGCCGAAGGTGAGCCGCGGCTGATCCACACCGTGCGCGGTGTCGGGTACGTGCTGCGCGAAACCCCGCCGTGA
- a CDS encoding acyl-CoA dehydrogenase family protein, whose translation MTGFIETEEQQALRKAVAAMAANYGQDYYLEKARAGQHTDELWSEAGKLGFIGVNLPEEYGGGGAGMYELSMVMEEMSAGGCPLLMMVVSPAINGTIISKFGTEEQKKHWVTGIADGSITMAFAITEPDAGSNSHRITTTARRDGSDWILSGQKVYISGVDQAQAILVVGRTEDHKTGNLKPALFVVPTDTPGLSWTKIEMEILSPEYQFQVFLDEVRLPSDALVGSEDAAIAQLFAGLNPERIMGAASAVGMGRFAINKATEYVKTRQVWKTPIGAHQGIAHPLAQNHIEIELAKLMMQKAAALYDSGDDFGAAESANMAKYAAGEASVRAVDQAVQSLGGNGLTKEYGIASVLTASRLARIAPVSREMILNFVAQTSLGLPRSY comes from the coding sequence ATGACCGGCTTCATCGAAACCGAGGAGCAGCAGGCGCTGCGCAAGGCCGTCGCCGCGATGGCCGCCAATTACGGGCAGGACTACTACCTGGAGAAGGCCCGCGCCGGTCAGCACACCGACGAACTGTGGTCGGAGGCAGGCAAACTGGGCTTCATCGGGGTCAATCTGCCCGAAGAGTACGGCGGCGGTGGCGCCGGCATGTACGAGCTGTCGATGGTGATGGAGGAGATGTCGGCAGGCGGTTGTCCACTGTTGATGATGGTGGTCTCCCCCGCGATCAATGGCACCATCATCAGCAAGTTCGGCACCGAGGAGCAGAAGAAGCACTGGGTCACCGGTATCGCCGACGGGTCGATCACCATGGCCTTCGCGATCACCGAACCCGATGCCGGCTCCAACAGCCACAGGATCACGACCACCGCGCGCCGTGACGGCAGCGACTGGATCCTCTCGGGTCAGAAGGTGTACATCTCCGGTGTCGACCAGGCCCAGGCCATCCTGGTCGTCGGCCGCACCGAGGATCACAAGACCGGCAACCTGAAACCCGCACTGTTCGTCGTGCCGACCGATACCCCCGGCCTGTCCTGGACCAAGATCGAGATGGAGATCCTCAGTCCCGAGTACCAATTCCAGGTCTTCCTCGACGAGGTCCGGCTGCCCTCGGATGCACTCGTCGGCAGCGAGGATGCCGCCATCGCCCAGTTGTTCGCCGGGTTGAATCCCGAGCGCATCATGGGGGCGGCGAGTGCGGTCGGGATGGGTCGTTTCGCCATCAACAAGGCAACCGAGTACGTCAAGACCCGCCAGGTGTGGAAGACCCCGATCGGCGCGCATCAGGGCATCGCGCATCCGTTGGCCCAGAACCATATCGAGATCGAACTCGCGAAGCTGATGATGCAGAAGGCCGCGGCGCTCTACGACAGCGGTGACGATTTCGGCGCTGCGGAGTCGGCGAACATGGCCAAGTACGCCGCCGGTGAGGCGTCGGTGCGCGCGGTCGATCAGGCCGTGCAGTCCCTCGGCGGTAACGGATTGACCAAGGAGTACGGCATCGCCTCGGTGCTGACCGCCTCGCGGCTGGCGCGTATCGCGCCGGTCAGCCGGGAGATGATCCTCAACTTCGTCGCACAGACCTCGCTGGGTCTCCCCCGGTCGTACTGA